A region of the Apium graveolens cultivar Ventura chromosome 6, ASM990537v1, whole genome shotgun sequence genome:
CAAACAATTACATACAAAATAATATAGATGAACCAGCCTATTCTATTACATCAGATCATAATCTAAAACAATTACAAATTGATTTACAATATTACAAGATTACAAGATCAGAATAGGAAAAAACAAAACTTTCACGATCTACCCTCGTGATTTACAACAAAACCATGATAAACCACGTGGAACCCAATCATAATAAAATAACCATGATTATACCatgtgggatccaaacacataattaaaacatgGACATAATAGTGAATAATAATCTGCATCACAGAATCAATACAAGCATACCactatatacatgcatatataatCATGACATGGACAACATATCATAAAACGCAGAACCTAGAACCAgactcttgataccaattgttgaaTCTATCGAATCTTGGACCTGcattttatgatattaattaaaagagtacggatagaacattaaccttaatcACTACGGCACAAGCTATTCAAATCCACGTCTTCGACCgtattccctgattctccttggacgaagtgtgggcttcgatctcccaaggtgtacctctcccaaagctccaaaattccaaaaccctagctggctccttgagaaaagTGGCTACCactctcaaaccctaggatgtgatttcatttttttgtgtgtgttaaccctagctttgggagaatgagaatatttttaggctacagtagggatcatggaccatTAGGTCAGGCCTTCTAATGACATTCCGGGCCAAtcccaatgtcattaaatattaattcaatccactaaagaattaatatttgcactacctttcctaattccgtaaattaattatttaattcggctcccatattaattgcttataaattccccatgtttaagatattgcatgtccattaattaaattaatttctgaatattgatttaatcaatatattttatccttgatcatccactcaaccttataattatgcaagaacaaatctgcctgcAAGACTAAAGCAATATaatctttatgagctttcaagaggacatcataacccgaatatatttttcggacacggtttccttttatagttaatatcccactctgtatataatgtcattgcccaatacataaattttgtaatttaaaataaattacttaatgtatgaatcaaggcatgtgcattaatTACATGTGTCAATTACTacatccggattaagaacctaagcaataataatatcgtagaatcttagttcttctttattgtcagaataaaagaaataattcttttactattttgatcccgttcaatatacacaaagtatacaagtattattcaatagtcaagatagactatttctaaataatacttcagccattccagtggtttgtctaataccacttagactgtgaacctttattatattatataaggagtttgacaatctaatcttctgctatcccatttgatactagattgtctacaatatataatatatagaCTATGTGAAAAcattcattcaagattctcaaataatttattattaaagtatatacttcaaacgaatatttcagtataaaccctaacaatATGTGGCCAACACTTGGGGGGAAGGGCCTTAGCCTAAAAAAttactcgtttaggcttctattggccggaaatgatggctgatgccaaagaatatgttaAGAAATATGATCATTGTGGGAAACATGCCCCCTGTAGTAAGGCAACCTCCCGAAATATTGACTTCCATAAACTCTCCAATCCCATTTTCTATGCGGGGAATGGATATTCTCAGGCTTTTCCCAATGGCTATTGCTCAAAGGAAATTCTTGATTGTGGTGATTAATTACTttactaaatggattgaagccaagcccttggcaaAAATTATGCTAAGCAAGTCTCTCAGTTCATGTGGGACAATATTATGTGTAGACACAGAATTCCCCGAATCTTGATGACCGACAAAGGAACACAGTTGGATAATGAAGAGTTCAGAAAGTACTATGAAGagaacaaaattgacttgagaTTCACTTATGTTGCTCACCctcaagccaatgggcaagcagaggttgCAAATCGGATCATTCTAGATGGgttaaagaagaggattgaaaaatccagaaataattgggtggatgaagtacttccaatactttgggcttacagaactacATGTAGAGTTATTACAGGAGCAACATCGTTCATGCTAGCATATGGGCCAGAAGTGGTCGTTCCAGTAGAGATTTCTCATTTATCTCCAAGGATCCAAGTATATAATGCTAAAGAAAATGAAGAGGGGAAAAGGTTAGCCCTGTACTTGATAGATGAAGTACGAGATGCAGCGCATGCAAAGATcatagaatatcagaaaaaagcctTTTTTTACTACAACCTGAGAGTGAAAGagaggttcttcaagcaaggagatttggtcctaaggaaggtggaagctaCTGGAGTACGACAaaaaggaaagctcgccccaaattgggaagggccatacatGGTTAagagtgttcaaggaagaggatctTACAAATTGGAGACCATGGATGGGGAAGAAGTACCTCAaacttggcatgctcaaaacctgaaggtttactacatATAGCTCGTACTTACTATGGTGGTAACAAGGTtcaaaagcaccttgaagcttttaTTTCTTAGGATTTTATATCTCAATTTTAGTATGATTTATGTTTTAGTTGATGACTATTAGGGGCAAACCCAtcttatgtaaggttttgaaagcCAATTTATGTTTCAGAATAAAAGTTATTCTAGACTTTGAAAAACCAGATTATGTTCTTGAGTTAAAGTTATTTTAACCTTTGGAAGACCAAGTTACTGATACATTGCCTACCTAGCAAAGTTATGCTCTGATAGGCAAATAATGAATGAAAGAGAAATTCAGAATTTCTTCTCTTTTAGAGCTGTGTAGCTCGGGTTGCCAATCTATCTCCTTGAAAGTACAAACTCCAAAAGTACTTAGAAATTTAAAGGGAGGCAGCTAAATAAGGCAAGGAAAATAACTTAAATAAAACCTAAGGGGTAATAAGTTCGAGATACAATAAGTTAATACATAAATCTAGAAATAGATAAAAGTCTACTCATCCTTAGCAGGATCATCCTTATCCCTCTCTCCTTCAGTGTGACCCTTTGCATTAGCAAAAATCTCTGCATTCTTTGCTGGGGACACAGGAGGAGAAGTAGTGCTGGGATCGAGGATGCGATCTTCTTGCATAGGGGAGTCAAAGAAAGCGTCCAAGCTGTCCTCAGTCTCTGGCTGCTGTGGACTAATAAAATCATTGGCTTCTATCAAGCCAGGGTGCTTCTCAGCCACGACCTTCACTACAGTATCCCAACCTTGCGTAAACTGGATGGGAAagagaccctcatcatgaatttTCATCAAATCCCTGAACTTCTGGGAGTCCATATATTCATCGATCAGAGTCTCCTTGTCACTCCGAAGCTTGACCAACTCAGTGTGGGCCTTGGACAGTTCCTCACCCTTGCTCTTCAGCTTCTTATCAAAAGTCTCAGCCCTCTCCTTCCATTTCTCCATCTCTCTCTCAAACTCCTCTGAATTCCCCTTCCAAGACCTAGCCTGGTGAAGGGCCGCCTGGAATTAGGTGGCCGCCTGGAATTAGGTGTTGCTCTGCACGAAAGAAGGAGGATCTAATAAGGATTTAAAATGAAAGGGAAGTTGTAATTAAAGGAAAAGAGAGAAATATTACCGAAGCTTgagcttgagaacccagaagctcaattGTCTCTATGTCACTCCCCGTCACAATGTCAGTAAAATCCTAAGGAGTTATGGATGGAGTGATAGGACtaatccttagcatgtttggtggaccCTACCACCGTGTCACTTCTTCTAAATCCTCAGTTGGTCCTAAAAGAATGCCCCTTGAGAAGAGGATCCAAATCATCCCCCAGTGAAACCTCTGGGACATGAGGCTTTAGGAAGGAAGGGCCATCGGGCTTACTCTTTGGATCCCTGTTAAGCTTGGCCCTTTTTTGGCGgcctgattctccttctttaggCCTATTGATGTTGGTAATGGCCTTGCAAGCTGAAATAAAAAATAGAGAGAAACATTAAAGTTTGTAAATGATTAAATTGCaataaagaaaaagaaataaagaAAAAATAGATAAAGTTACCCTTATCagtggcctgagagagaccaactttcttcaaggaaaactcctctaaaatgGTCTAAGTGTCTGTTTGATCGTTATCCGTGATGAGGTTTTGATAAGTGACCTCCTCTTCATCAGTTAGTCTAATACTAGAAGGTCTACCATTGACTACTTTACAAAAGGGCCTATGAAAATGAGTGGCCCAATCGCCTCCGGCCCAAGTCAGCGTAATAAATTCGGCTCTCCATTTTGGGTTATTCTCAACAATGGAGTTACCATAAAAAATGTGGGGAATTTTGGGCCTTTGACgtattaaaacccagcccggttgagttaaagaactattatagaattggaataTCTTCCTAAAAATGGCAACGGAAAGGGGAAATTCATTCCTAAGACAtaaaaccataaaacaaataatattcctcaatGCATTAgggggagttgacaagggtttaTTTGCACATATATAAGGAGACACGGGATGAATTCAAGGAaagggaacctaagacctgcaACTAGGGCTCCTCGGTAAATGAAAATAGTGTCCCCCCAGTTACAGGTCCTATCACTAGGGGCGGCCAGAGTaatctgataagtggcattttataccacttagagcgtcttaaaatggcttaaattggtgtcttgaaatcaagtattttgtgtatttgattcgtttttctagtgtttaagcatttcagggttttagttgtatttcgggggaggaatcatcaagaataagccttggcatgtgttcaccattacgagaggaaagaaacgggcagattacggcgaagaaacggagcgaaatcagaatttttccagtagaggtctgagtgcccgctcagcattgctgagcggtcgcgcagcaagctgagcgcccgctcagctatgctgagtggccgcgcagggtcgggaaaaaagataaattattttaggacttctacttctgtttggtttccacttctatgtaatctgagtttttaTGGGtctattatataagtagatttgagacgttttcacaagtgtggattgaagaagattgtgtttttacgcaaggagcgaatgagataaggaagaagaccgatttagcacaccgcaatgaagaggaagcatatattcttgtgattcttgtttcgttgtaacgttggatgctagttttcttgctttgaacttatttactcttgtgacgtactctgttttaatataattagtttagttgttattttcttgtgtttgtttatcatgatttcatatgaacccatgatgacgataagtgctattatgggctaattgtgatcatggggttgcaacggatttattatggaattctttagttaattgtttaatactttagtgtgtgatgattgcatgatatctagtattggttgtgcgtattcgtcttatgtgcgtcgcgaacatataagatagggtgttaatctcttgtgaagcgacggtggatcttgagatttagaacttgccatgctagcataggttcatgtacgttgtgcatgattagtgggtaactctaacagttttatttgccctatataatcaaaaggaacaacttgtgcttaaatcgttgtgttgtcaatttctgtagacatatgggaactcaacataattgatgactattcaacttctatcttaattgtggatgcttggtagaatggtattagtacaatgaaagttggcttttatcagtttcgtgttatttgattaatatcatcactgtcacatgctaaaggtaataacaatggctatagaaggaagtaataatgaagttgtgatctcatgagtgttttattattgataaattgaagtgttagttaagtgattaattaagtagttaattatagttaatatttaatcaacaattttaagtgttagtatcttaacattgagaagtaatcatacattggtgagtgagtttaattagacaataatttagtctgagtctctgagggaacgaactagaaagtattctatattacttgcgaacgcgtatacttgcgaacgagtgctcttactcagtttgcgcagcaacctacagaatctatgtgcgaggcttgggaacgctacaaggaaatgttgagaaaatgtccacatcatggaatgccggattggatggtgatcactggtttctataatggtttgggggctcaatctcggcccatgctcgatgcagcagttggaggcgccttatgggctaaaagctatactgaggcgtataatcttatagagacgatggctgcaaatgagcatcaaaacccaactcagaggatgacgtcaggcaaggtagcaggtattctggaagttgatacagccaccgctattgcagcccagctccaagcgctatcaatgaaggttgattctctggctacgtatggggttaatcaaatagctatggtttgtgagctttgtgcaggttctcatgctacggatcagtgttctcttgtcaacgaatctgttcagtatgtgaataattatcagcgacaacagcagcctgtgccagcgacctatcatcctaacaacagaaatcatccaaatttcagatgggggaataatcagaatgctatttagccaccatatcagcaaggagtgagtaaacagtttaacccacctggattccagcaaccacaacagtatgctacaaggcaatcatatcctcaacagggaagtgcagctgcacctactagtgctgattttgaggaactttagttgttgtgcaagagtcaggcggtttctatcaagaccttggagaatcaaatcggtcaattagccaatgcagtgctcaatcatcaacctggcactcttcccagtgacacggaagtaccaggcaggaaggaagctaaagagcaagtcaaggctattaccttaaggtctggaaaagtagctgatgctgaaaaggcaaaagaagtagaagctgaaattagaggtgaagaatctaagcaaaaggagaaagcggcggaaccaaggaagactactgttgaacacactctgcctgaggctaatacaggggagaaacagctctatcctccaccaccttttcctaagagattgcagtaacaaaagctggatagacagttcggaaAGTTTCTGGaagtgttcaagaaacttcacatcaatatacctttcgctgaggctcttgaacaaatgcctagttatgcgaagtttatgaagactattctttcaaggaaggtgaaactggatgaccttgaaaccgttgctctcacggaagaatgcagtgctgttct
Encoded here:
- the LOC141665754 gene encoding uncharacterized protein LOC141665754, whose protein sequence is MTDKGTQLDNEEFRKYYEENKIDLRFTYVAHPQANGQAEVANRIILDGTTCRVITGATSFMLAYGPEVVVPVEISHLSPRIQVYNAKENEEGKRLALYLIDEVRDAAHAKIIEYQKKAFFYYNLRVKERFFKQGDLVLRKVEATGVRQKGKLAPNWEGPYMVKSVQGRGSYKLETMDGEEVPQTWHAQNLKVYYI